GGTCGAGCAGCGCCAGGTCGTGCACGTCGCTCCCCCAGCAGGCCACCTCCAGCGCGAAGGCCGTCAGGTCGCCGGTGGCGATCTCCGGCTCGGGGTGGGCGGCGAGGTGGGCGTGCTCGGCCTCGGACCAGCAGCGGAACACCGTCCCCGGTCCCAGTCGTCCGGCGCGACCCGCCCGCTGCTCCGCCGCCGCGCGGCTCACCGCGACGGTGACCAGGGACGCCAGCCCGCGACGGTGGTCGGTGCGTGGCTCGCGGGAGAACCCGGCGTCCACCACGACGCGTACACCGGGCACCGTCAACGACGACTCGGCGACCGCGGTCGAGACGATCACGCGTCGGCGCGGACCCTCGCTGAGCGCCCGGTCCTGCTCGGCGGCGGGCAGCCGTCCGTGCAGGGCGTGCACGTCCGCGTCCACGCCGGCCAACCGGCGCACGGTCGCCTCGACCTCCGCGACGCCGGGCACGAAGACCAGGACGTCGCCCTCGCGCTCGGCCAGGGCGCGCCGCACGGTCGCCGCGACGTGGTCGTGGAAGGCCGGCGTGATCCCACGGTCGTCGGTCCGCCGTGAGCCCGCCGGCAGCGGGCACCACACCGTCCCGACCGGGTGGAGGGCGCCCGGTACGTCGATCACCGGCGCGCCGGCAGGGTCGAGCAGCGCGGCGGTCCGCTCGGCCTCGACGGTCGCCGACATCGCCACCAGCGACAGGTCGTCGCGGAGGTTGGCGCGGATGTCGACGAGCAGCGCCAGCGTCAGGTCGGCGTCGAGGTGCCGCTCGTGCACCTCGTCGAGCACGACGGCCCCGACCCCGGCGAGCTCAGGGTCCTGCTGGATCCGCCGGAGCAGCAGCCCCGTCGTGACGACCTCGACGCGCGTGTGCCGACCGCTGCGGCGCTCGCCGCGCACGGAGTACCCGACGGTCTCGCCGACCGGCTCCCCGATCAGCTGGGCGAGCCGCCGGGCGGCCGCGCGGGCAGCGATCCGACTGGGCTGGGTCACCACGACCCGCCCGTCGACGACCCCCGCCACCGCCGGCGGGACCAGGGTCGTCTTGCCGGTGCCCGGCGGCGCCTGGACGACCGCGACACGGCGGGTCCGGAGCGCCTCGACCAGCGCGGGCAGGCCCTCCGTGACAGGGAGGTCCGGCGGCGCGGCGAGCAGGCTGCGCAGCGGGTCGGACACGGGTGCAGTGTGCCCGACGACGGTGCACGCAGCGCCCCTGGTCGCGCAGCCGGGTCGAGGTCGTGAGTGGGAATCTCCGGCCGAACGCTCAGGGAGGGGCCACGCCGTCCGATCGGTGGGTCGACCCACTCGGGAACGCCACCATCCTCAGGAGAGGCCCGCATGCACCATCGTCTGACCTACGCCAACGTCGCATCCACCCTCGCGCTCGTCATCGCTGTCGGGGGAGGTGGGGCTGCGGTCGCGGCCGGACTGGGCAAGAACACAGTCGGCAGTGCGCAGATCCAGAACCGCTCGATCCAGACCGAGGACCTGGG
This region of Nocardioides palaemonis genomic DNA includes:
- a CDS encoding helicase-related protein, translated to MSDPLRSLLAAPPDLPVTEGLPALVEALRTRRVAVVQAPPGTGKTTLVPPAVAGVVDGRVVVTQPSRIAARAAARRLAQLIGEPVGETVGYSVRGERRSGRHTRVEVVTTGLLLRRIQQDPELAGVGAVVLDEVHERHLDADLTLALLVDIRANLRDDLSLVAMSATVEAERTAALLDPAGAPVIDVPGALHPVGTVWCPLPAGSRRTDDRGITPAFHDHVAATVRRALAEREGDVLVFVPGVAEVEATVRRLAGVDADVHALHGRLPAAEQDRALSEGPRRRVIVSTAVAESSLTVPGVRVVVDAGFSREPRTDHRRGLASLVTVAVSRAAAEQRAGRAGRLGPGTVFRCWSEAEHAHLAAHPEPEIATGDLTAFALEVACWGSDVHDLALLD